A section of the Thermotoga caldifontis AZM44c09 genome encodes:
- the ruvA gene encoding Holliday junction branch migration protein RuvA gives MLRAVQGRVEAIKGNSVLLSVSGFVLQILCDQKTLEALRIGEDVKLHTHLEFNQDGFTLYGFFEEEQLEIFEKVTKVSKIGHRTALKILSSLEPEEFVYMIKNNDVERLSQVPGIGRKTAERLVSELKDEEFSIVPSMNREYLDAIEALTVLGFSKSDSRDAVRKVFKPHMNAEQIVKEALRLLSKKV, from the coding sequence TTGCTGAGGGCCGTTCAGGGTCGGGTAGAGGCAATAAAAGGTAACTCCGTGTTGTTGAGCGTCTCAGGTTTCGTCCTTCAAATCCTCTGCGACCAGAAAACCTTAGAAGCTTTGAGAATCGGTGAGGACGTCAAACTACACACACATCTCGAATTCAACCAAGATGGGTTCACGCTCTACGGATTTTTCGAAGAAGAACAGCTCGAAATCTTCGAAAAAGTTACCAAAGTTTCGAAGATCGGTCACAGGACGGCTCTGAAGATCCTTTCTTCTCTCGAACCTGAGGAATTCGTCTACATGATCAAGAACAATGATGTGGAAAGGCTCTCGCAGGTGCCTGGTATCGGTCGAAAGACGGCAGAAAGGCTCGTATCGGAGCTGAAGGATGAAGAGTTCTCCATCGTGCCGAGCATGAACAGAGAATATCTGGATGCGATCGAAGCTTTGACGGTGCTCGGCTTTTCGAAATCAGACTCGCGAGATGCGGTGAGAAAGGTTTTCAAACCGCACATGAACGCGGAACAGATAGTGAAAGAAGCTCTAAGGTTACTCTCCAAGAAGGTGTGA
- a CDS encoding bifunctional folylpolyglutamate synthase/dihydrofolate synthase: MNYLQMLEYLYKERPSGKITLGLERIARLCEMLGNPQNSFRSVHITGTNGKGSVTKLLSNLMIEHGFQTGGYYSPHLSTFKERILVNERFVPDELYSECFERVQRFARIMDEEGETNKPSFFEFTTAMAFCIFQRLNVRTAAIEVGLGGRFDATNVLKSDVAVIVTVDYDHMHILGDTLEKIAFEKAGIVKDSIPTVCGETKPGPVEVIKNVCREKHSKLHLFGVDFTFENTEMKLNENRFDFKGLKDFRALELTLNGEHQFLNAAVALQAFLLFAERVGFEVKEAAVRRALKKTTHPGRFEVIEGKPRYIFDGAHNAPAAASLKKTIETYLKGEKLAGLVGVLDDKDKVGVLSRLGPLFERLIVTRVISHRSVKPEETYEIAKQFNRNVSFEPDPIKAIETLKQEGWPTIIITGSLYLVGYIRDYVLDGKLEPEWSIVR, encoded by the coding sequence GCTCTGCGAGATGCTTGGAAATCCTCAGAACAGTTTTCGCAGCGTTCACATCACGGGGACCAACGGAAAGGGATCCGTCACCAAGCTCTTGAGTAACCTGATGATAGAACACGGTTTTCAAACTGGCGGTTATTACTCACCACACCTTTCAACGTTCAAAGAGAGAATCCTCGTGAACGAAAGGTTCGTGCCTGACGAGCTGTACTCAGAATGCTTCGAGCGGGTACAGAGGTTCGCCCGGATCATGGACGAGGAGGGGGAGACGAACAAACCCAGTTTCTTCGAATTCACAACGGCGATGGCGTTCTGCATCTTCCAGAGGTTGAACGTTAGAACGGCCGCAATAGAAGTTGGTCTCGGTGGAAGGTTCGACGCGACGAACGTTTTGAAGAGCGATGTGGCCGTCATAGTCACGGTGGATTACGATCACATGCACATCCTCGGTGACACTCTGGAGAAGATCGCTTTCGAGAAAGCTGGCATCGTGAAAGATTCGATCCCGACGGTGTGTGGTGAGACCAAACCAGGACCAGTCGAAGTGATCAAGAACGTTTGCAGAGAAAAACACAGCAAGCTTCATCTTTTCGGTGTAGACTTCACTTTCGAGAACACCGAAATGAAGCTCAACGAGAACAGATTCGATTTCAAAGGTTTGAAAGACTTCAGAGCCCTCGAACTGACGCTCAACGGTGAGCACCAGTTTCTGAACGCCGCGGTGGCACTCCAGGCGTTTTTGCTGTTCGCCGAAAGGGTCGGTTTCGAGGTCAAGGAAGCTGCCGTTCGGAGGGCACTGAAGAAGACGACCCATCCTGGGAGGTTCGAAGTCATCGAAGGAAAGCCGAGGTACATTTTCGACGGGGCACACAACGCGCCGGCCGCGGCGAGTCTGAAAAAGACCATCGAAACGTACTTGAAAGGTGAAAAGCTTGCAGGACTCGTCGGTGTACTGGACGATAAAGACAAGGTCGGGGTGCTCTCACGGCTCGGACCACTGTTCGAAAGGCTGATTGTAACGCGCGTGATCTCTCACCGCTCTGTGAAACCTGAAGAAACTTACGAGATAGCGAAACAGTTCAACAGGAACGTCTCGTTCGAACCGGATCCCATCAAAGCCATAGAGACGCTAAAGCAGGAGGGCTGGCCGACGATAATAATAACAGGTTCGCTGTACCTCGTCGGGTACATAAGGGACTACGTTCTGGACGGAAAACTGGAACCAGAATGGTCGATCGTGAGGTGA